The Oceaniferula flava nucleotide sequence GTTTCCACGGACCGCGCAGCTACACCGGTGAAGACACTGCTGAGCTGGCCTGCCACGGTGGTGTGCTGGTGATGCGCCGTGTTTTGCAGCGACTTTTTGAAAGCGGCATTCTTCCTGCGGGTGCCGGTGAGTTCAGTAAACGCGCCTTTCTGAATGGCAAGATGGACCTCACTCAGGCGGAGGCCGTGATGGATTTGATCTCGGCTCAGACTGATCTGGCTATGCGCGCCGCGCATGAGCAGCTGCAGGGGAAACTCGGCAACCAGGCGGAGCTGATCCGCCAGGAGGTGCTGGGCATCGCCGCGCACGTCGAAGCCTATATTGATTTTCCCGAGGAGGATATCGATACCGATACGGGGGCCGCGCTGTCGAAGCGTCTGCAATCCGTGGCCAGCCAAATTTCCAAACTACTGCACACCGCCGAGCAGGGAAGGATCCTTCGCGAAGGAGTGCGCACCGTGATCTACGGCTCGCCCAATGCCGGGAAATCCAGTCTTCTGAATGAGCTGTTAGGGTTCGAGCGAGCCATTGTGAGCGACATCGAAGGCACCACGCGGGATACCGTGGAGGAGGTGATCAACCTGCAAGGGATCCCGGTGCGCTTGATCGATACGGCGGGGATGCGCGAGACGGCGGATGTGATCGAGCAGCAGGGCGTTTCCCGCACCCAGGCGCAGGTGAAGACCGCAGATTTGGTCCTGGAAGTGGTCGATGGCAGTCAGCCGCGTAACCACCTTCTGACGGAACAGGATATTGAAGGTCGTCACCATCTGCTGGTGGTGAACAAATCGGATCTCGAGCTGCATGCTGATTGGCAAGACGCAGGAGGTGTCCGTATTTCCTGCACCCGAGGCGACGGACTGGACGCACTGATCGCCAAGATCACAGAAGAACTATCGATGGGTGCTGCCGAGTGGGGTGGCCATGCGGTGGCGATCAATGCTCGCCATCAAGCCTGCCTGAAACGAGCCAAAGCCGCACTCGAAGCTGCCGAGCAGACACTGCTCACCGGTGCCGGTGCGGAGTTCATTTCGGTCGACCTGCGCGAGGCGATGGAAGCGATCGGTGAGATCGCGGGTAGGATCGATACCGAGGAATTGTTGGGCGAGATTTTCAGCAGCTTTTGCATCGGGAAATAGCCGACGCACCGACGCGGTCCACCGCTGTCACAGCGACTACTTTCCTTCCTTTTCCTTATTCGGATCGAAGAAGATTTTAATGTCCGCATCCTTGGTGCCGATCAGCTGCTGGGCGCGGATCAGGGCGTCGCGGGTGGAGATGTTCGGGTTGCCGCGGAAATACATGAAGAGGTTGGTCTCACCTTCCTCGCGGATGCACCCTTGTTGTAAGGTTTGCAACACGCCTGACTTTTTCAGCACCTCGTAGACTTCGCGAGTGGCGCCGGAGACCAGCACGTGCACCCCTTTCTTGCGGGTGTCTTTGATCAGCTCGTCCAGAGCGAGCACGCTGGTGGCATCGAGGTGGCGCGCATTTTTCAGTCGGAGAATGATGCACTTTAAGTTGTCGTCGGCAATCGTGCGTTGGATCTGAGTGAGAAACAGGTCGGCCGCACCGAAGAACAGATCGCCCTCGACGTGCACGATGGAGATTGCCGGGATCTGGCGTTTGTTTTTGGCATCCAGCTCCTGCAGGCTGCCTTCGTCATTGATCTCATATTCCACCAGATGGGGTTTCGATGCCTTGCGCAGGAAAAGCGTGATGGAGAGGCCGACGCCGATGAAGATGGCGTAGTCGAGGCGGGTCAGCAAGGTGGCGGCGAAGGTGGTGATGATCACCAGGGCATCGTCCGGAGTCGAGCGCAGACAGATTCGGATGTTCTTCCATTTGAAGAGTGAGATGGCAATGCCGATGACCAGCGCGGCGAGTGACGTCTTGGGGATGTTTTCCACCACCGGTAGCTTCACCATGACGTAAAAGCCGGCGAGGCAGAGGAGACCGCAGAAGATCGAGGCGAAGCGCGACTTGGCCTGTGATTCGTAGTTCAGCGCTGAGCGTGTCAGTGAGCCGGACGAAGGCATCGCTGCCAAAAATGAGGTGGCGATGTTCGACATACCCACCGAGAGCATGTCTTGGTTCACATCGGTGCGATCGCCGGACCGGCTGGCAAGCGATTTGGCCATCACCGAGTTTTCCAGTGAGGCGAGGAAGGCGACTGCGAAGGCGACGGCCATCAGGGTGGAAATATCCTCCATATTGATATCCGGCATGCGCAGCACCAGATGATCGAGGTGGAGCGGGGTGAAGGTGCTGATGTTTTCGAACCCGGCGACGTATTGCTTCAAGGCCCAGCCGGTGACGGCGGAAACGGCGAGCGAGATGGCGAAGTTGGGTAAGGTGGAGAATTTCTTCTGCAGCGCCAGGTAGAGCGTCAGGGTAAGCCCGCCGAGGAGCATCGGCTGCCATTGGTAGCTGTCCCAGAGGGCACCAATTTTTTCAATGATGGCAAAGAAGGTGCTCGCGCTTGCGCCCTGGCTCATCGGCTCGGCAATGCCCAAGACATGCTTCAGCTGGTTGGTGAGAATCAGCAAGGCGGCCCCGGTGATGTAGCCTACCAGAACACTGCGGCTGACGTATTGCAGGAGATCGGCGACCTTGAACACCGCTCCAATGACCGAGAGTACACCGACCATGAGCACCAGCAGCGGCATGTATTCCACCGGGGCTTTCCCTAGGGTGCCGGAGGCCGCGGCAAAAAAGCTGAACACCATGAAGGCGGTGGAATTGGTGGGTCCCAGGATGGTGAAGCGTGAACTGGCGAAAAAGGGAGCCACGATCGCACAGATGGCCGAGCTGAGGATGCCGTAGTGGATCGGCAGTTCGGCAATGGCGGCGTAGGCCATCCCCTGGGGCAGGGCGAGCAAGGCAGTATTCAGAGCTGCCTTGGCATCGTAGGAAAACTTCTTCCGGTTGTAGCGCTTGATCGGTCCGCGGATCGGGAACAGATCGAGTCCATTGCCGGATAGAATCCGTTGGGCCCCATGGAGCGTGTTTCTTAAAACGGCTTTGAGGTGGCGCTTCATCGGGAGTTATTTCCTGCGGGCTTTGAAAAACAACCAGGTGCCCAGAGCCAGGCAAAGAACGTTGGGCAGCCAGTAGAGGAAGAGTGCGGTGGAGCCGCTTTTGTCCTGAAACTGTTCTGCGGCAGCGAAGAACAGGAAGTAGCCGAGGGCGACGACGATGCTGATGGCCAGCCCTGTGGAGGTCTCGCGGCGACGGGCATTGATTCCCAGTGGAACACCGACCAGACAGAGCGCCAGGCAGGCGAGCGAGAAGGCGTAGCGGCGGTGGATCTCGTTGGCCAGCTTGTAGCGTTTTTTCCCTTCCAGCTCAGGTTCGTCATGGAGCAGTTGGTGGATTTCCTCATTGGTCATGGTGCTGGCCTTGCGGGACTTTTTGCGCTCGGCCGAGAAATCAAAC carries:
- the mnmE gene encoding tRNA uridine-5-carboxymethylaminomethyl(34) synthesis GTPase MnmE; the protein is MEATIAAIATAPGMGAVGLIRVSGPETFSRVSQCLLGQKDCAAFAERKAVLTKVTEASGEVIDEVLITCFHGPRSYTGEDTAELACHGGVLVMRRVLQRLFESGILPAGAGEFSKRAFLNGKMDLTQAEAVMDLISAQTDLAMRAAHEQLQGKLGNQAELIRQEVLGIAAHVEAYIDFPEEDIDTDTGAALSKRLQSVASQISKLLHTAEQGRILREGVRTVIYGSPNAGKSSLLNELLGFERAIVSDIEGTTRDTVEEVINLQGIPVRLIDTAGMRETADVIEQQGVSRTQAQVKTADLVLEVVDGSQPRNHLLTEQDIEGRHHLLVVNKSDLELHADWQDAGGVRISCTRGDGLDALIAKITEELSMGAAEWGGHAVAINARHQACLKRAKAALEAAEQTLLTGAGAEFISVDLREAMEAIGEIAGRIDTEELLGEIFSSFCIGK
- a CDS encoding SulP family inorganic anion transporter, which produces MKRHLKAVLRNTLHGAQRILSGNGLDLFPIRGPIKRYNRKKFSYDAKAALNTALLALPQGMAYAAIAELPIHYGILSSAICAIVAPFFASSRFTILGPTNSTAFMVFSFFAAASGTLGKAPVEYMPLLVLMVGVLSVIGAVFKVADLLQYVSRSVLVGYITGAALLILTNQLKHVLGIAEPMSQGASASTFFAIIEKIGALWDSYQWQPMLLGGLTLTLYLALQKKFSTLPNFAISLAVSAVTGWALKQYVAGFENISTFTPLHLDHLVLRMPDINMEDISTLMAVAFAVAFLASLENSVMAKSLASRSGDRTDVNQDMLSVGMSNIATSFLAAMPSSGSLTRSALNYESQAKSRFASIFCGLLCLAGFYVMVKLPVVENIPKTSLAALVIGIAISLFKWKNIRICLRSTPDDALVIITTFAATLLTRLDYAIFIGVGLSITLFLRKASKPHLVEYEINDEGSLQELDAKNKRQIPAISIVHVEGDLFFGAADLFLTQIQRTIADDNLKCIILRLKNARHLDATSVLALDELIKDTRKKGVHVLVSGATREVYEVLKKSGVLQTLQQGCIREEGETNLFMYFRGNPNISTRDALIRAQQLIGTKDADIKIFFDPNKEKEGK